In Gossypium raimondii isolate GPD5lz chromosome 12, ASM2569854v1, whole genome shotgun sequence, a single window of DNA contains:
- the LOC105764694 gene encoding (S)-8-oxocitronellyl enol synthase CYC2, with the protein MADSNCVAIVIGVTGLVGRELTKRLISKSKWKIYGVARQPEIIPIKSSSYHFIPCDLLDPFETKQKLSILHDVTHVFWVTWASQHPLDTAECCEENKAMLSNVLSAILPIAKGMKHFVLQTGMSHYVPVAVNGKTTHLFDEEWPRPKVSSNFYYVLEDTLHERLDGKVGWTVHRPGLLMGSSNRTLFNFIGSLCVYGTVCKHLNLPFVFGGTSECWEESYIDGSDARLVAEQQIWAATRNGDGVSSNGEAFNAINGSSFSWKEIWPILGKKFGVRVPKETCMEEFWYTRAMGDKKRVWEEIVEKERLVETKMEELANWQFMDILFRFRAKLLGSRAKVDGLSFTMRCNTLDSILYWIDVMRHENFIP; encoded by the coding sequence ATGGCAGACAGTAACTGTGTTGCCATCGTCATTGGGGTTACCGGGCTTGTTGGAAGAGAGCTAACCAAAAGGCTCATCTCAAAATCCAAGTGGAAGATCTATGGTGTAGCTCGACAACCTGAAATAATACCCATCAAAAGTTCTAGCTACCATTTCATACCCTGTGACCTGTTAGATCCATTTGAAACCAAGCAGAAGCTATCAATACTGCATGATGTGACTCATGTTTTTTGGGTCACTTGGGCTTCCCAGCATCCATTGGATACTGCTGAGTGTTGTGAGGAAAACAAGGCAATGTTGTCCAATGTCTTGAGTGCCATCCTCCCCATAGCAAAGGGGATGAAGCATTTTGTCCTTCAAACAGGGATGAGTCATTATGTACCCGTGGCTGTGAATGGGAAAACAACCCATTTGTTCGATGAAGAATGGCCAAGACCGAAAGTGAGCTCCAACTTTTACTACGTCCTTGAAGATACCCTCCATGAGAGATTGGATGGTAAGGTGGGTTGGACTGTGCATAGGCCTGGCTTGTTAATGGGTAGTTCTAATAGGACTTTGTTTAATTTCATAGGGAGTTTATGTGTTTATGGTACTGTTTGTAAGCATTTGAACCTCCCTTTTGTGTTTGGAGGGACAAGTGAGTGTTGGGAAGAGAGTTATATAGACGGCTCCGATGCCAGACTCGTCGCCGAACAACAAATTTGGGCAGCCACCAGGAATGGCGATGGAGTGTCTTCCAACGGCGAGGCGTTCAATGCAATCAACGGTTCGAGTTTCAGTTGGAAGGAGATATGGCCAATATTGGGAAAGAAATTTGGAGTTAGAGTGCCTAAAGAGACGTGTATGGAGGAATTTTGGTATACGAGGGCCATGGGAGACAAGAAAAGGGTATGGGAAGAAATAGTGGAGAAGGAAAGGTTGGTGGAGACGAAGATGGAAGAGTTGGCAAATTGGCAATTCATGGACATCTTGTTTAGGTTCCGAGCCAAACTGTTGGGGTCCAGAGCTAAAGTTGATGGGCTGAGTTTTACAATGAGATGCAACACACTTGATTCAATCTTGTATTGGATTGATGTCATGAGACATGAAAACTTCATTCCCTAA